The Gossypium hirsutum isolate 1008001.06 chromosome A13, Gossypium_hirsutum_v2.1, whole genome shotgun sequence nucleotide sequence GCAAGATAGGGGGATCTATGAGGGCAAAGGCTGCAGCCCATTGTAGATCCCCAATAAGCAACATATTGGACTGGGATCCCAACTGGGGGTGTGAGGGCCAGAGGCCTCCACAGCACGGTATAGGCTGCACAAGTGAAATTCgtatagaagtttacttcctctatttgatgatgattagaataaggtgttttaaccttACTACATTACTTCTTTTTtactttgattagaataaggttttaaacCTATAAATGGACGTAATCTTCTCTCCTCTTGCATCATTCGAATTtgatatagtgaattttcttctcctctgccagtggttttttctcgaaagggtttccacgtaaaattctgtgagttttatttttctttcttttctttgtgacaCATTGCCATTACCGACGTTCAATTTCTCTCACCTCAGGCACAAAGCGAATCCAAACCAAAATCAACCATTAACATGCCTTTAAAACTAATccaaacaagcttaaaacataccaaaacatacaacttaagtgcctaaccaatatgccctcaatggcaccacatttcatacaccaACCAATTCACATTCAAAGTTTACAAGTCCTTACCATGAACACATGCCAAATTTACCAATTCATTCATTCCATTCACCTATAATTCTACTATGATTCATTCACTCATAAGGAACACAAACAAAATagccaaaacatatatatatgaacatttacaagccaaaaccaaaaAAGTATACACAAGTAAGCTAAAATCAAGTTTAAACAACATCATCAAAACATAAGATGTACCACTAGTAGTAAGTATCCAAATCATATAAAAAAAgtcacctattacatgccatataacccaaaagtaaacatatcaaaatctaacaaaagatatctggatagtgtgatcttcacgTTGATTTGATCGCCCGGTTTCACAAAACATTATCTACAGAGAAACGGGAAATTGACATGAGTAAGCTTCAATAGAGCTTAGTAAATTCGACGATTGAAACAATAATACTTACCTATAAATATagcaaacatataataataaggttaataaaCAATAATCCTATCAACTACAATCATTCAATaggtaagtttatatatatatacacgagtTGTGTACTCTATTCAATCATAAGAGATCATTCAATATAAGTCACGATTATATTGAAAAATCATGCAAACATTTGTATAATTTGATAACAAGTCATCTATCTAACCATAAAAAATTTTCCCGATGAACGACAAAACAGATACGGATACGCGGttatccatccaaaacacactaGAAAGCTCAAACAAGCCAAACCAACTGAGAACACGTCTGGGTACTAAATGCCAAGCCCGTAGGCTTTACATCCACCCCCAGTAACATGCCAAaatcactgtaaatataacacgatagtctGTAACAAATGCTAGACTCCGGTATATTCAGTGGATAGTAACAAGTCAGTAATCATTGTCTCATCACCAATCAATCTCGTACAGTGCACAAcgtaacctattggcatgccaattgtatcctatcctacgTTCATCGGGCTCAAAACATATCATCGTATTAACCATACTCAAGCCAATTACTTTTTCAACTCACAACAATTTATAACAGTttaattataactaaaatataaaataaccaCAAGTCACAAtcaatataacatttcaatttaaactaaactaaaccGTATGAACTTATCAGGGCTAAACTATAGAGATAATAAAAATTCAATGACTAATtaacaattttcccttttcctcgacTTTCTACTgaatcttgatctataaaatagtttatttgaatttattagctttcaatttattcaatttaatgcatatgtCTTCCTATTTACCATTTTCTCAATTGCCtcaaacttttacatattattcaatttagtccctaaaatcgaaacaagtttatttttcataattaaagcTAAAACTATTACATTATCATCCTAAATAGCCTCAAGTCACAAAATTTCACACTAACTCCATGTGatctttactattttaacaattaaatcattgaacattaaaattactaaaaccaCTTAAAAAATGCTTCTATTTATCTATCAACCTTGTAACGCCCTgatctttttatttatgtttttgtaagcACTTCACATAAATGTGCaattgcttcagtggttaagtgttctgggagtgtttgagaggtcctaagttcaagccttacctttaacaaattttggctatttttggATCTAAGCTCTACCTTTGTTCTTTGGGCCTATATGTAATTATTTGTAATtccatattagaatgagcttgctgaTTCAAGTGGTGAGGGTGTTACTGTGTTGAAGgttttgtgtttgaatccttgcGAGAGCGAGGGTATTATTTTTGTTCAGTCGTCTGATAAGAGTTTCGGTAGAGCTGGAATTGTGAGAATGTTGTGAGTTAGTGGTTTAGTGGAAGAAAAAGAGGGGGATTTGAggataattttatttagatttttattttttcaaaattctttcTTTCCAGAAAACTGACGTTCTTTTCCTCCCTTTCAGCCGTTTTACCTTTTTTCAATTCAAGGAAATTTCTTCCCTTTTCATTGTTCTATCAATATTGCTCTTCTAAGGTCAGCGTTATAACTCTCTGAGTTCTTCGTGTGCTAGTAGGTAAGAGTAGTGAACTTGTTCGTTTTAGGGGTAATTATTTTAACTATTATATCAATTTTAGTTTTCTCAttaatatgattttgggttttggCAGCGAATCGTGACAAACAAAGTTCTGCCTCTGCAAACCGCAGTCGGGTTTGATCGTGAAGTTGGGTAAGTAGCGTATGCTTAAGTTCCTTCGTTGTCAATCTTCGTTGGTTCGGTTCAATTGAGTTTTAATACTTATTTTTGGGTATGATGGTGTCGAATTTAGGTTTTGCTGGTCTCGGAAGTGCTTTCTCATCAAAatcgtaccaggtgtgtacccgaaacgtaaAAAAATAAGGTTTCGGTAAAAACCAAAAAACTGCACTATTGACGCCACACAGGCTTGTGGTCACTTGTATGGTAGGCCGTGTACGAGGACACAACTGTGTGGTTGACAAAGGCATGGCCGTGCacagcacacggccgtgtgatggtTCAAGTgtgaccgtgtgagtcacatgggctAGGCCGAGTTAgacgtgtgggccacacgggcgtgtcacactggcgtgtggattcttgggccaggccgtgtaggccacatgggtaaggccaatctgggcgtgttGGCCTACACGAACATGTgggccaaaatttttaaaatttctcctAGGGTCGTACGGGTCGTCCCAATCGACTGTAAGCCTTCGGTAGGGTCTGTAAAggctaactaaaccctaaaataatGTGACCTGATAGTCTGAAACACTGGTTGAgtatgaatatgcatgtctaATTACTATGATAATTACATAACTGCTATCTGTATATATAAGCATGTTAATATGTTAATTCTGTATTTGTTATTCTATATCTATTCTGTATATGATTATGGGGTAGATTtcgtattgatggaggaagtgttctgtatggcAGTCATCGCCTCTTATCTAGCAGCTTGGTTgcattatatttgatatgtgtcgtaatggcacaacctggtgtgtagggatgggtgggtgtttttaaccctacatggtgtgttgggatggttggagatggtgtgtagaggattgGGGTAGGATTCTAATTGGCTGATTCTGTTTACTGTATCTGTATCTAAAATGGGCTTGAGCCCAAATCTGCACCTGTATCTGTTCTGACTGTGTATAAGATTCTgtatgattgcatgcttaattctattgggttacacactgagtttacgtaaactcacattTGTTTGTCTGTATTATCAGGTAATCCATAGTCTTAAACGGATCGATGCAGCAGGGACTCGGCGGTGACTACTCTTCTGTAAAATTGTTTAGATTTATTAATTTATGGtatttaataatttgaaatttaattctaaGAGTTGTAATTTTTAGACTGTATGGGTTTTTAACTTGTTTTGGTTTGATATGCTCGATATGATCTATGCTTGATAAAATATTTTACGGAAATGGATTTTACGCCAAAAAGAGAAgttttctaaaaatacaaaaCGGGTTTCTAAAATGTTTTGGATTTGTTTAACTTCCGCTGTAATAAGTGCTTTTACAaatgaattgttaaaataatattttctgtATAAACATGAAGGAATGTGAGTTCTATTAGTGGTTAGTTGATGGAATCAATTTGTTTTCAAACCCCTTCTTTGTGACATCTCctaattcggccataacgtttatactgagtttggggtgttacatacctcattaatttatcaattaagcCCACAAATACCCTTAAATCATTCATGgtaagtccctaaacttttaacagttttgcGAATTAACTCccaagttagctagattaagctaaaataattttaaaaacataaaattcatgaaatcaGACCAaaaaaacacttacatgcaagagtCTTAGCTTTGAGGAACCTTTAGCTTCAAAAATGAAGGTTTTATGGTTTTTGTTTCAGTtgaaaaataatgaaagaaagaagATAATGGATGTCacttcctttattttattattaattcttaaactttaatttaattaacaatttacTTATAAAACTTAATACACTAAGCTTTAAAACCGGCCACCAACATTAAAAACGGCTATTTTGCTATGTAAATCCATACCACAATGTTTTCCCCATTCAATTGACCCAAATAAACTAATAGCGatcaattttaacattttttatgatttaatcctttttctttaattaactaaccaaacgtaaaaatttcaaaattaaattttaatatgacattAATGACCTCATTTATATTAAgtgattaatatttatggacttacatgtcaaaattgtggtcctaaaaccatcGTTTTTGACATTACtggaaaacgggttgttacatatgCATATGAAAACCATGTATTCATAACGTATGAGTGCGTTTATAAATAACATACAACAAATAATGCAATatgtatgaaatttaaataaaaaaataatttaaattgtgagtaaaaagaaatttaaataggtaaatactaaaaatattgaGAATAATGTCTTGATTTTATTGATTAaaggtaatatatatatacatgatgaGATTGGGTTGTTTGACCAAACCAATCAAATATTCTAAATTTAGCTAATTACCTAATCTGTGAGATTTATTATCAATTCAGAATATTAATAGCACCTAACAACATAATTACAGAAATacacaattaaataattaataaattagttCCTCTAATATGCCCCCTAAAGATGGAGCTCAAGAGGAGCGTCTAATCTTGATCTTCAAAAGTTGAAAGCGAGTACGCAGAAGAGGCTTGGTTAAGACATCGACTAGTTGATCTTCTGAGGACACATGACTAACATGTAAAGCTCCACCTTGTACTTGATCCcgaataaaatgataattaattgCAACATGCTTTATTCATGAATGGAAGATAGGATTGGAACAAAGATGAGTTGCACCAACATTGTAACAATAGATTACAAGAGTAGCGGGAACATTAATTCCAAGCTCAGTTAGAAGAGAACAAATCCAACGTAACTCAACAGCAAGAGAGGCGACAACACGATATTCAAATTCAGTAGAGGAGTGTGCAATTGTGTGTTGTTTCTTAGATGACCAGGAAATCGGATTGTGACCTAGGTAAATAATATAAGCACTGGTGGAGGTGTAGTCATCCTTATTACCAGCCTAGTCAGCGCCGAAGAGGGCATGAAAAGATAAAGATGTGAGATGGTGCAAGGCAAGACCATTATCAACTATACCAGAAATATAGCAAAGCAAGCGCTTGACAGCATTCCAATGATCAATTGTAGGTTGATGCATGAATTGAGATAACTTATTAACAGCAACGGTAATATCAAGGCGAGTGACGCACAAGTATTGGAGACTTCCAATAACTGTTCTATATTTAGAAGGATTTGTCAAAGTAGTACCAAAAAGAACTATAAGTGTTGGCTCTATAACACCCTCAACCAGACCTGATTCACTAGGTTTGAATCTCGAGTGTTACCACACACAatacttaacaatttaacaaacAATTTACAAAGTCTCATttctctaattattttaattaacaaatttaacatataaaaacaaAGGAACTATTATACAATAACTTATCACATTAAACTTGATAATATATCTTTACAACATAATAGATTATTAATGACACCCTGCTTTCCTGTTCAACACCCTATACTGGAACCGGGCTTGCATGTTGGCAATAAAGACCGACATAGGAATGGTGGGCATGTCTTTTACCAACGGCATGATGCAAATGCAAATTGTTTTCGCATCCAGTTTATTATGGTTTTGCATCATATGTGCAGTTGTGCAATCAACAAACCTCTCCAAAATGGCCCTGTGGATATTTTAACCCAACACGAAATTTATTTTTCTCAGCAACAAATATACAGAATCTGTTTTAAAAGGACAtttatcttgattttattttattccaatcaatttgattttattttattcaaattgatttaaaGGCTCATTAATGCAGATTTTATATCTTTATTCATGGAAATTTCTAAAATTCCTTCATACTGAATGCTTATTAAAGCCTAAgaattctttagaattttttacaCACTCTCTCACTGAGTTTATTTTGTTCTTCAAAATTCTTCTCTTTTTCCTCTCCATATTTTCCAATGTTTCGATGATAGAAGAAGGCAAGGTTTGTTCGTTGATCACTGCAGAGGTGCTACTGCTTTGATTATCTTGTCGTTGTATCCTGGAAGACAGTCGACCAACATCTCTCCAAGTACCATAGGAGTGGCCGAATctatcttaaggaaactgtgttaAATATGCctcaacatctagtaaaactcgatccttttatttgatttctgatttttataatcttatttatttaattgattttttgtatatgatttttaaatataaatatttatttatttatatttatatttatttactaatGTGTTTTATCTAATAGGGTATTTATTATCTTAGATATGGCTTAAAGTTAGAAGATAAAGGGAGAGCGGCTTCTATCTCCTCTCCTCTAGAAGATGCTTGAGCCTATAAAACATTGACTTACTGAGATTATTTTCACCGTGATGTTCTATAAAAAAATGACTATTAGATGAGTTTTTGTTTCTCTTTCACACTACTTTACTTCTGTCATTAGAAAAGAATGACTTAGTTACccgaaaaaaaagaaagtaattggaaattgtaaatttttaaaaaataatgaattatatgaaattaaatattaacatttaattataataataaataccaaattaaatcttaaaacttactttttatctcatTTACTcctatttattcaaattaaacCTGAAAATattatagatataaaattattcataaaaaaataaattgtaaatgatAATTATATACTATTTCAAGGTGTAAAAAAGTTAAAcctaaaatagaagaaaatataacataaattaggcaatacttatttttatcattttatttaaaacaataatCTTATGTACCTCTATAAATCCTAAATGCTAAAGTCAAttttaacccttttttatttctattggACTCTTAGGAAATGATTTTATACCtcgtataaataaaaaaaataaattttaaaattataaataaactatgatttaatgtgtaattgtatatataaactttaattttgtgtaattttatacatgaaattttaatttgatccaattccaattcttgtaaattattaacacaattattgatataacgtcattttatgtgtatatattgcatacataaataattatatttatctaatataaaaataaattgatatatctatttctttaaatgtgtatgattaaatcaaaattagagtttcaagtatacatttgaaccacaattagagtttcacgtatataattgcaccaaattaaaattcatgtatacaattacacattaaataaaagttcatatataaatttaagatttattcctactaacatttaaaataatgaaattaagaaaacatttaaattattcctactaacattttaaaataatcaaaGTATCCCCATTAATTTCAATGGCTCTTATATAGAGTtgtttttatattagatatagattaaacatttataattaaaatattataaaatttagttaaaaatattaaattaaaatgtttaacaataaaatttaaactattcaTAATTCCtatcttaaaaaaatattaaatttaatttgttgcATGCAAACAtgtgtataaaaattaaattgttaaaaaaattaaataaaaaagctaataaaaataatttaagaataaatatgatatttaaaatacaattactttaaataaatactaaaaagtaACATCCAacagattaaaaaaaaagtgcaaataattaaaatacaataataattaaaataattaattagatttttttcatAATATCTAAATTACCCTTAATTTTTAATGTGTAAATTACCTCGCCCTTAATTTATGATACCTAAATTACCCTTATTTATTCCAAAAGAATTGACATTGTATTATATATGTGAAATGGAATAATCATAGACATTCTTAATATAGtcttttaagaaaaacaaatctCTTTGTGTAAAGaaaattgattatattaaaagTCTTTTACATATCCTTACTTGACTTGCTTTTCTCCATAATTGGGTCTCAATAAAGTACTACTAAAAGTCTTTAAAAATGTTCTATTAAAGAGCCCAACAAGTCAAAAGATGCCAATCAAATATGTCAAGTTATATTGACTTGCCATATACAAACTAAGTTGCAATGGAGTTACATTTGACCCATGTAATTGGCTTTAACAAACTTCACTGTTAGTATATCAAAAAATTATCCTATATGAATATTTATCTATCTATCTATTGCATACGTAGTGATTATTTTGTCTAACTGTTAGTGGTGTAAAAAACTGCACAAACAAATTGAAGATGCTGCCAAATGtctctttttattaatttattattattttacaacaCTAGAACGACACGTTACAACATCGTAAACACGTTtgtgaatgttttttttttatgttattttactaATGATGGACATGATAATAATTTACATACATAGGAAAATTGTTTGGCACATTGTAAGTGGAGATTTAAACTCCAAAAACAAGATTCTAAAGTGATACATATCTCGTttaagatataataaaaataaaataaaattcaagaattaaaataataatatatgatagtATTTAGATTCTAGTtgtgaaattaaaatattctagTTCCAGTTaactcatatatattatatgcttCCTAATTATtacattcaaaaaaaatattattattgttaatggCTTGGGTGTTTTATGGTTTGGTTGAGTCTGAGTTTagataaattttagatttatattatttaacttgaatttaaatgaacaaaaaaataatttaatataattgtaaaatatatttttaaatatccaaaaataaatcattgatgagatgtgaattttattataaaagataaataaataattttcccTGGATTTCTAAATGAATTGCTTTCAATTTTCATTGTCTTCTCGAACTCTTTGGTGTGAACATAAATGTCTGTTAGAAGATTAGTAAAGAGGAGAGACTTGAGATTGAGAAAACAGATTCAGATTTCTATGATTTCATACAGAAATTAGACCATGTCAGTcttcttcttttatattaattttagattGACTTTTTACTCCCCGAAGGagaaataaatatttgattagtGGCAGCTCCAAATTTTAGACtgacaaataataaaatattcatctGTTTACTTAATTTTGGAGCAGTGCATCGACTATTTACTTAATTCCCAGAAGATACAGAACCCCTATGATTCTTTTCTAAGACGTATACATGCAATACATTTGTCTTTTACTGATGTGGTCTCATGCTTTCTGCATATAAAAATGTAAACCTTGACAATATTTATGGAATAAAAAGAAGACTCATTGAGCGGATCCATTTTTCCAAGTCAACTCGTTTGCCTGAAAGTAATTCAAACATAAACCACAGGATCTAGGAAGGAACGTACTACTGACCCGCGTCTTTGACGAATTGAATCTTTGGATCATTATTTACATCCTATATAAATAGATGGAACTGAGAGATTCAGTaagtaattgaagaattaagttACAGAGTAGTCCGAAAGATGGTGAGACAACCGTATCTGAAGAAAGGAACATGGAGTCGTGATGAAGATCAGAAGCTGATTGCTTATATTGTGAGATATGGGATCTGGAATTGGAATGAAATGCCCAAACATGCTGGTATATTAGACATCTCCTTTGAAGCTTTCAACTTAAATCATGAAATGAAAAAACTCAACTTAAATATCGTTTAGattttgtgattagagtattaaTTACCTTTTGATTTGTAGGGTTGCAAAGATCAGGGAAGAGTTCCAGACTTCGTTGGATGAATTACTTGAGGCCTAATATAAGGCGAGGAAACTTTACCAGGGAAGAAGAAGAAACCATAATCCGCCTGCAAAAGATACTAGGAAATCGGTTAGTAGCACAGCCATAAATGTAAGGTTATAGTTGGGATGATATAtatttgctgaaattttgattaattattatATCAGATGGTCAGCAATAGCAGCAAGGCTCCCACAAAGAACAGACAATGATATAAAGAACTACTGGAACACTCGCTTGAAGAAGAGAGTAACATCGGAGAACAAAAATTCAACAGCTGCAACTACATCAACAACAGAAACCAATTCCAGTATGGTGGAGAATTCGTCTGACACTGATTCCTCATTGATGTTGACGAATATTTTGTTGGACTCACCGGTTTCTACAATAGATGACTTGCTGGAACCACCCGCTTATTCTTGTTTTTCTCCATCAGGCTCCAACCTTGTAGCAGTTGATGACAAATATAGTATGGGTACAGACAACTATTTAGTTTCATGTTGGGAAACGCAGAGTTACTTGGAGCAGCCACAGATGATAGAAGGTTTGGATTGGGAAGCAGTGTTACCAAATTCTGAGCTGTCGCACAGCCACCATCAGCAAAACTATGTTCCTCTGGATGATTTCTGGGTCAATCCATTAATTTAGTATTGTGTCAGTGTCAGTTATAGATTCTTTTAGTGTGTCTCTACTAATATTCCCTGGTCTTGAAATGGATAGTCTTTCCTTGTCTCTTAGTTCTCGaatgtgaaaataataatatctaatgattttcaatattttcataataaaataggatTTAGACTTTGATCAGGCTTGAAACGACGATCAATAGAGTCccaatcccacttccactcatCAGCAACAATTCTACGACTTTAaacaactttattttcttctgttctttccaaaagaatcttttttttcttatagcgatctaataattttaaattatatattttatatacagaGAAGGTGCCTAACTATTTTTACATActtccataatttattttaattttattattaatattttaacaattcaattataaaatttatcaatataattataattatcatggatataaaattttaaattaatttaatacttttaacatattaatctaaaatattttttattaatatatatttaacaactaaatttttttacatgatctgtataaattaaacataaaatataatagaATAAATTATCTCCTTAGTTAACTTAGAATAGTggccaaaaaatttatttaaaattcttttttaaaaaacgaaaCCTATTCTTGAATCTGGATGCAACGCCATCATCTTCCTTTGATGAACTGGTGGTAGTGTAACGATTGTTGGAAATATACTACTGCAAAACGAAATCATTAGTATTAACACGAAAAATAAACTGAGCATAAATGAATAAAGTAATCACTATGTTGTGGAAGAACCCCTTTCTTAGAAGCAAATCCGTCTAATCAGTGTAATCTTGTAGTGGACGTCGCCCCCAAGCTTAAAATAGTACTTCAGTATTGGTAcacttgaataaaaaatatggAACACAATTGGTATTACTCTCCTCGAAAGGAATCGAAAAAATAGGCTAGAAAATAAAATTGAGGATTTGGTTGGGAaatttgaccagaaaagaaaacaGACGAGCTGAGAAAAGAAGAATGAGGTTGTTGTTTTCCTTGTTGTGTAAAATAAGGAGAATGACTTGCTATTTGAACTATTTTCTAAATGGGAAAAATGGTAAAATGCATTGTGTCAGTTTCCACAAAAAGTGCAACACCCAGAAACTGATGAGACGTTTCTGTAACAGTTAGAGGATTTTTCGCAACTaaaaatattctgaaaataataaaacaaaaaaatagaaattttatccAAAAAGAAACACCTGCGGTACGTGTTAACATGGACATGGACTGAGTTGGGCGGTAGCACGCGTGTGTTGGGCCTTTAGCCCCAATTACTCAATGAAGGTAAGAGGCAATGTTATATTTAAACTCTCTTAGAAGCCTTTTTTCAACCAATGTGGGATTGCCCACTTTGCATTACCAACATTCCCCTACAAATGCAAAATAATTGGAAATTTTTGTG carries:
- the LOC107894735 gene encoding transcription factor MYB106; its protein translation is MVRQPYLKKGTWSRDEDQKLIAYIVRYGIWNWNEMPKHAGLQRSGKSSRLRWMNYLRPNIRRGNFTREEEETIIRLQKILGNRWSAIAARLPQRTDNDIKNYWNTRLKKRVTSENKNSTAATTSTTETNSSMVENSSDTDSSLMLTNILLDSPVSTIDDLLEPPAYSCFSPSGSNLVAVDDKYSMGTDNYLVSCWETQSYLEQPQMIEGLDWEAVLPNSELSHSHHQQNYVPLDDFWVNPLI